A genomic region of Chaetodon auriga isolate fChaAug3 chromosome 11, fChaAug3.hap1, whole genome shotgun sequence contains the following coding sequences:
- the cox15 gene encoding heme A synthase COX15 yields the protein MLLFSSVRTTLFCGCRNAGKAFQHSSLVQRSPQPRQWLVKRGQSTITAEAGTSSSPAAATVPNTATNRILGRWLLGCSGLVVGAVVLGGVTRLTESGLSMVDWHLVREMKPPQSQSEWEAEFSKYQQFPEFKIMNHDMTLPEFKFIFYMEWGHRMWGRLVGLAYILPTIYFWRKGYFNRSMKGKVLGLCGFVFFQGLLGWYMVKSGLEEKPESYDIPRVSQYRLSAHLGSALLLYCASLWTGLTLLLPAHKLAETKRLLQLRRFAKGTGGLVFLTALSGAFVAGLDAGLVYNSFPKMGDRWIPDDLLAFSPTLKNFFENPTTVQFDHRILAISSLTAITGLYLFSRRMVLPRRAKIAISLLAAMAYGQVALGISTLLLYVPTPLAATHQSGSVALLSLAIWVLAELRKVPK from the exons ATGTTGCTCTTCAGCTCCGTACGAACAACGCTTTTTTGCGGTTGTAGAAATGCTGGCAAGGCATTTCAACACAGCAGC TTAGTGCAGCGGAGTCCTCAGCCACGACAATGGCTTGTGAAAAGGGGCCAGAGCACCATCACAGCAGAGGCGgggacctcctcctccccggCAGCAGCCACTGTCCCCAACACGGCCACAAATCGCATACTAGGTCGCTGGTTACTGGGCTGCAGCGGGCTGGTGGTCGGGGCTGTTGTATTGGGTGGTGTCACAAG GCTAACAGAATCTGGACTTTCCATGGTTGACTGGCATCTGGTGAGAGAGATGAAGCCGCCTCAGTCACAGTCAGAGTGGGAGGCTGAGTTTTCCAAGTACCAGCAGTTTCCTGAATTCAAAAT AATGAACCATGACATGACTCTGCCAGAGTTCAAGTTTATCTTCTACATGGAGTGGGGTCATCGTATGTGGGGTAGACTGGTTGGACTCGCATACATCCTCCCCACCATTTACTTCTGGAGGAAAGGATACTTCAATCGCTCTATGAAGGGAAAAGTGCTGGGGCTTTGTGGATTTGTCTTCTTCCAG gGCCTTCTGGGGTGGTACATGGTGAAAAGCGGTCTGGAGGAGAAGCCTGAGTCTTACGACATCCCTCGGGTCAGCCAGTAtcgtctgtctgctcaccttgGTTCTGCTTTGTTGCTCTACTGTGCCAGTCTCTGGACAGGGCttactctgctgctgcctgcacacAAG CTGGCAGAAACCAAACGCCTCCTGCAGCTTAGGAGGTTTGCCAAGGGTACTGGTGGACTCGTCTTCCTTACTGCTCTTTCAG GTGCTTTTGTTGCCGGTTTGGATGCTGGGCTGGTGTATAACTCCTTCCCTAAGATGGGAGACCGATGGATCCCTGATGATCTGCTGGCATTCTCCCCTACCCTCAAGAACTTCTTTGAAAATCCCACGACTGTGCAGTTTGACCACAGAATTTTG GCAATTTCTTCTTTGACCGCAATTACAGGCCTCTATTTGTTCTCAAGGAGGATGGTGCTGCCCAGGAGGGCTAAGATTGCCATCAGCCTCCTCGCAGCAATGGCCTATGGGCAG GTTGCCCTCGGTATCAGCACCCTGTTACTGTATGTCCCCACTCCACTGGCAGCAACTCACCAGTCTGGCTCTGTGgctcttctctctctggccaTTTGGGTTCTGGCAGAGCTCCGTAAGGTGCCCAAGTAA
- the LOC143328441 gene encoding A-type potassium channel modulatory protein KCNIP2-like isoform X3, whose amino-acid sequence MHLFFQDKWEVEGLQTVGILLVVCSSLKLMHFLGLIDLSTAGKTNDSVEDDFELSTVCHRPESMDKLQEQTKFTKKELQVLYRGFKNECPSGVVNEENFKTIYSQFFPQGDSSMYAHFLFEAFDTNKNGSVSFEDFVFGLSIILRGTINDRLNWAFNLYDLNKDGCITKEEMLDIMKSIYDMMGKYTYPTMQDDAPREHVESFFQKMDRNKDGVVTIEEFIESCKKDENIMQSMQLFDNVI is encoded by the exons ATGCATCTGTTCTTCCAAGACAAATGGGAGGTGGAGGGGCTGCAGACTGTGGGGATCCTCCTGGTGGTCTGCAGCTCCCTCAAACTGATGCACTTTCTGGGGCTTATCGACCTTTCCACGGCAGGTAAGACAAATG aCAGCGTGGAAGATGACTTTGAGCTATCCACTGTGTGTCATCGCCCTGAAAGCATGGACAAGCTGCAGGAGCAGACAAAGTTTACCAAGAAGGAGCTGCAAGTCCTCTACAGGGGCTTCAAAAAT GAGTGTCCAAGTGGTGTGGTGAATGAGGAGAACTTTAAGACCATTTACTCCCAGTTCTTTCCGCAGGGAG ATTCGAGTATGTAtgcacatttcctgtttgaagCCTTCGACACGAACAAGAACGGCTCCGTTAGTTTCGAG GACTTTGTTTTTGGCCTGTCTATCATCCTGAGAGGGACCATTAATGACCGGTTAAACTGGGCATTCAACCTCTATGACCTGAACAAGGACGGCTGCATCACAAaggag GAGATGCTGGACATCATGAAGTCCATCTATGACATGATGGGGAAGTACACATACCCCACTATGCAGGACGATGCGCCAAGAGAACATGTGGAGAGCTTCTTCCAG aaaatggaTCGGAATAAAGACGGGGTGGTCACCATAGAGGAGTTTATCGAGTCATGCAAAAAG GATGAGAACATCATGCAGTCCATGCAGCTGTTTGACAACGTCATCTAA
- the LOC143328441 gene encoding A-type potassium channel modulatory protein KCNIP2-like isoform X7: MAFIPQTAGVLLKGMRGLLPWKLRGKHSVEDDFELSTVCHRPESMDKLQEQTKFTKKELQVLYRGFKNECPSGVVNEENFKTIYSQFFPQGDSSMYAHFLFEAFDTNKNGSVSFEDFVFGLSIILRGTINDRLNWAFNLYDLNKDGCITKEEMLDIMKSIYDMMGKYTYPTMQDDAPREHVESFFQKMDRNKDGVVTIEEFIESCKKDENIMQSMQLFDNVI; this comes from the exons ATGGCCTTCATCCCTCAGACCGCTGGTGTCCTGTTAAAAGGGATGAGGGGACTGCTACCATGGAAACTAAGAGGCAAGC aCAGCGTGGAAGATGACTTTGAGCTATCCACTGTGTGTCATCGCCCTGAAAGCATGGACAAGCTGCAGGAGCAGACAAAGTTTACCAAGAAGGAGCTGCAAGTCCTCTACAGGGGCTTCAAAAAT GAGTGTCCAAGTGGTGTGGTGAATGAGGAGAACTTTAAGACCATTTACTCCCAGTTCTTTCCGCAGGGAG ATTCGAGTATGTAtgcacatttcctgtttgaagCCTTCGACACGAACAAGAACGGCTCCGTTAGTTTCGAG GACTTTGTTTTTGGCCTGTCTATCATCCTGAGAGGGACCATTAATGACCGGTTAAACTGGGCATTCAACCTCTATGACCTGAACAAGGACGGCTGCATCACAAaggag GAGATGCTGGACATCATGAAGTCCATCTATGACATGATGGGGAAGTACACATACCCCACTATGCAGGACGATGCGCCAAGAGAACATGTGGAGAGCTTCTTCCAG aaaatggaTCGGAATAAAGACGGGGTGGTCACCATAGAGGAGTTTATCGAGTCATGCAAAAAG GATGAGAACATCATGCAGTCCATGCAGCTGTTTGACAACGTCATCTAA
- the LOC143328441 gene encoding A-type potassium channel modulatory protein KCNIP2-like isoform X1 yields MKAKNRDQSLSDSRELDGSYDQLTGNPSTSQNKKTIKQRFLKLLPCCTPSAAPSISQSNVEDDFELSTVCHRPESMDKLQEQTKFTKKELQVLYRGFKNECPSGVVNEENFKTIYSQFFPQGDSSMYAHFLFEAFDTNKNGSVSFEDFVFGLSIILRGTINDRLNWAFNLYDLNKDGCITKEEMLDIMKSIYDMMGKYTYPTMQDDAPREHVESFFQKMDRNKDGVVTIEEFIESCKKDENIMQSMQLFDNVI; encoded by the exons GTAATCCTTCCaccagccaaaacaaaaaaaccataAAGCAGCGATTCCTCAAGCTGCTGCCGTGCTGCACGCCCTCGGCTGCCCCCTCAATCAGTCAAAGCAA CGTGGAAGATGACTTTGAGCTATCCACTGTGTGTCATCGCCCTGAAAGCATGGACAAGCTGCAGGAGCAGACAAAGTTTACCAAGAAGGAGCTGCAAGTCCTCTACAGGGGCTTCAAAAAT GAGTGTCCAAGTGGTGTGGTGAATGAGGAGAACTTTAAGACCATTTACTCCCAGTTCTTTCCGCAGGGAG ATTCGAGTATGTAtgcacatttcctgtttgaagCCTTCGACACGAACAAGAACGGCTCCGTTAGTTTCGAG GACTTTGTTTTTGGCCTGTCTATCATCCTGAGAGGGACCATTAATGACCGGTTAAACTGGGCATTCAACCTCTATGACCTGAACAAGGACGGCTGCATCACAAaggag GAGATGCTGGACATCATGAAGTCCATCTATGACATGATGGGGAAGTACACATACCCCACTATGCAGGACGATGCGCCAAGAGAACATGTGGAGAGCTTCTTCCAG aaaatggaTCGGAATAAAGACGGGGTGGTCACCATAGAGGAGTTTATCGAGTCATGCAAAAAG GATGAGAACATCATGCAGTCCATGCAGCTGTTTGACAACGTCATCTAA
- the LOC143328441 gene encoding A-type potassium channel modulatory protein KCNIP2-like isoform X2, whose product MKAKNRDQSLSDSRELDGSYDQLTGNPSTSQNKKTIKQRFLKLLPCCTPSAAPSISQNSVEDDFELSTVCHRPESMDKLQEQTKFTKKELQVLYRGFKNECPSGVVNEENFKTIYSQFFPQGDSSMYAHFLFEAFDTNKNGSVSFEDFVFGLSIILRGTINDRLNWAFNLYDLNKDGCITKEEMLDIMKSIYDMMGKYTYPTMQDDAPREHVESFFQKMDRNKDGVVTIEEFIESCKKDENIMQSMQLFDNVI is encoded by the exons GTAATCCTTCCaccagccaaaacaaaaaaaccataAAGCAGCGATTCCTCAAGCTGCTGCCGTGCTGCACGCCCTCGGCTGCCCCCTCAATCAGTCAAA aCAGCGTGGAAGATGACTTTGAGCTATCCACTGTGTGTCATCGCCCTGAAAGCATGGACAAGCTGCAGGAGCAGACAAAGTTTACCAAGAAGGAGCTGCAAGTCCTCTACAGGGGCTTCAAAAAT GAGTGTCCAAGTGGTGTGGTGAATGAGGAGAACTTTAAGACCATTTACTCCCAGTTCTTTCCGCAGGGAG ATTCGAGTATGTAtgcacatttcctgtttgaagCCTTCGACACGAACAAGAACGGCTCCGTTAGTTTCGAG GACTTTGTTTTTGGCCTGTCTATCATCCTGAGAGGGACCATTAATGACCGGTTAAACTGGGCATTCAACCTCTATGACCTGAACAAGGACGGCTGCATCACAAaggag GAGATGCTGGACATCATGAAGTCCATCTATGACATGATGGGGAAGTACACATACCCCACTATGCAGGACGATGCGCCAAGAGAACATGTGGAGAGCTTCTTCCAG aaaatggaTCGGAATAAAGACGGGGTGGTCACCATAGAGGAGTTTATCGAGTCATGCAAAAAG GATGAGAACATCATGCAGTCCATGCAGCTGTTTGACAACGTCATCTAA
- the LOC143328441 gene encoding A-type potassium channel modulatory protein KCNIP2-like isoform X4 — MHLFFQDKWEVEGLQTVGILLVVCSSLKLMHFLGLIDLSTADSVEDDFELSTVCHRPESMDKLQEQTKFTKKELQVLYRGFKNECPSGVVNEENFKTIYSQFFPQGDSSMYAHFLFEAFDTNKNGSVSFEDFVFGLSIILRGTINDRLNWAFNLYDLNKDGCITKEEMLDIMKSIYDMMGKYTYPTMQDDAPREHVESFFQKMDRNKDGVVTIEEFIESCKKDENIMQSMQLFDNVI; from the exons ATGCATCTGTTCTTCCAAGACAAATGGGAGGTGGAGGGGCTGCAGACTGTGGGGATCCTCCTGGTGGTCTGCAGCTCCCTCAAACTGATGCACTTTCTGGGGCTTATCGACCTTTCCACGGCAG aCAGCGTGGAAGATGACTTTGAGCTATCCACTGTGTGTCATCGCCCTGAAAGCATGGACAAGCTGCAGGAGCAGACAAAGTTTACCAAGAAGGAGCTGCAAGTCCTCTACAGGGGCTTCAAAAAT GAGTGTCCAAGTGGTGTGGTGAATGAGGAGAACTTTAAGACCATTTACTCCCAGTTCTTTCCGCAGGGAG ATTCGAGTATGTAtgcacatttcctgtttgaagCCTTCGACACGAACAAGAACGGCTCCGTTAGTTTCGAG GACTTTGTTTTTGGCCTGTCTATCATCCTGAGAGGGACCATTAATGACCGGTTAAACTGGGCATTCAACCTCTATGACCTGAACAAGGACGGCTGCATCACAAaggag GAGATGCTGGACATCATGAAGTCCATCTATGACATGATGGGGAAGTACACATACCCCACTATGCAGGACGATGCGCCAAGAGAACATGTGGAGAGCTTCTTCCAG aaaatggaTCGGAATAAAGACGGGGTGGTCACCATAGAGGAGTTTATCGAGTCATGCAAAAAG GATGAGAACATCATGCAGTCCATGCAGCTGTTTGACAACGTCATCTAA